From the genome of Streptomyces sp. NBC_00659, one region includes:
- the dpgA gene encoding 3,5-dihydroxyphenylacetyl-CoA synthase DpgA, which produces MMPVVSPLPRILGVGTATPPHSYSQQEVLDAFGIENEKIVSVFQNSAIERRYLNLPPVGEDGRRRMESQGELLAKHARWGVDMGARALRSCLKDIGAEPDDIGYLACVTTTGFLTPGLSAKLIKELPLSPHTRRLDVVGMGCNAGLNGLTATTAWASANPGRLALMVCSESCSAAYVFDGTMRTAVVNSLFGDGAAAVAVMADGEGGGTRPGATVLKFASYMITEAIDAMRYDWDDEAGKFSFFLDREVPYAVGAHAEIVIGELLDGTGLRRSDIAHWIVHSGGKKVIDSVDVNLGLTRHDLRHTTSVLRDYGNLSSGSFLFSYQRLLEEGVVQKGEHGIFMTMGPGSQIETALVQY; this is translated from the coding sequence ATGATGCCGGTAGTTTCGCCGCTTCCACGAATACTCGGTGTCGGGACGGCGACTCCGCCGCACAGCTACTCGCAGCAGGAAGTTCTGGACGCCTTCGGCATCGAGAACGAGAAAATAGTCTCGGTCTTTCAGAACAGCGCGATCGAGCGCCGCTATCTGAACCTTCCCCCGGTGGGGGAGGACGGCCGGCGCCGCATGGAGAGCCAGGGCGAACTGCTCGCCAAGCACGCCAGGTGGGGCGTCGACATGGGCGCCCGGGCGCTGCGGTCCTGCCTCAAGGACATCGGCGCCGAGCCGGACGACATCGGCTACCTCGCCTGCGTCACCACCACGGGTTTCCTCACCCCCGGCCTCAGCGCGAAACTGATCAAGGAGCTGCCGCTGTCCCCGCACACCCGTCGGCTCGACGTGGTCGGCATGGGCTGCAACGCGGGTCTCAACGGGCTGACCGCCACGACCGCCTGGGCCTCGGCCAACCCCGGCCGACTCGCCCTGATGGTGTGCTCCGAGTCCTGCTCGGCCGCGTACGTCTTCGACGGCACCATGCGGACCGCCGTCGTCAACAGCCTGTTCGGGGACGGCGCCGCGGCCGTCGCCGTCATGGCCGACGGCGAGGGAGGCGGCACCCGTCCCGGGGCCACGGTGCTCAAGTTCGCGAGCTACATGATCACCGAGGCGATCGACGCGATGCGCTACGACTGGGACGACGAGGCCGGGAAGTTCAGCTTCTTCCTCGACCGCGAGGTTCCCTACGCGGTCGGCGCCCACGCCGAGATCGTCATCGGTGAGCTGCTCGACGGCACCGGGCTGCGGCGCAGCGACATCGCCCACTGGATCGTGCATTCCGGTGGAAAGAAGGTCATCGACTCGGTGGACGTCAATCTCGGACTCACCCGGCACGACCTTCGCCACACGACGAGTGTGCTGCGCGACTACGGAAATCTCTCCAGCGGTTCCTTCCTCTTCTCCTATCAACGGCTGCTGGAGGAAGGCGTCGTCCAAAAGGGCGAGCACGGAATCTTCATGACCATGGGTCCCGGATCGCAGATCGAGACGGCGCTCGTCCAGTACTGA
- a CDS encoding benzaldehyde dehydrogenase, with translation MPRLVDPTALHGKVFSQGWRAPAGGAAATTEPATGRALATVGTADASDIRAAARGAALAQPAWAATPAAERAAVLRRAAQLLEAHAPEVVSWLIREGGGVRGKAEYEVGAVADELWAAAALPGRPHGHLLPSQPGRHSVGRRIPLGVVGVISPWNVPLLLGMRAVAPALALGNAVVLKPDEQTPVSGGWVTARLFEEAGLPEGVLHVLPGDAGPGAALTSDPDVAMIAFTGSTAVGREVGRTTGRLLKRASLELGGNNALIVLDDADLDVAASAGAWASFFHSGQVCMAAGRHIVLESVAEAYTERLAKRAEQLTVGDPWTADVDLGPLISDGQLARVKRLVAETVAAGARVLTGGTHTGPFYRPTVLAGVTAAMPAFREEIFGPVAPVIVVADDDEAVAVANDTEYGLSAAVQSGSAERGLALAERLRTGLVHVNDQTVNDEAHIPFGGRGASGNGSRHGSENSWDEYTQWQWLTVRGTALPYPF, from the coding sequence ATGCCCCGATTGGTGGACCCCACCGCACTGCACGGGAAGGTGTTCAGCCAGGGCTGGCGGGCCCCCGCGGGCGGCGCCGCCGCCACGACGGAGCCCGCGACAGGCCGCGCCCTCGCCACGGTGGGTACGGCCGACGCCTCGGACATCCGCGCGGCGGCCCGCGGCGCCGCCCTCGCCCAGCCCGCGTGGGCCGCGACGCCTGCGGCCGAGCGGGCCGCGGTGCTGCGCCGGGCCGCGCAACTGCTGGAGGCGCACGCCCCCGAGGTCGTGTCGTGGCTCATCCGCGAGGGCGGCGGCGTACGCGGCAAGGCGGAGTACGAAGTCGGTGCCGTGGCCGACGAGCTGTGGGCCGCCGCCGCACTGCCCGGCCGCCCGCACGGCCATCTGCTGCCCTCGCAGCCCGGCCGGCACAGCGTGGGCCGGCGCATCCCGCTGGGCGTGGTCGGGGTGATCAGCCCGTGGAACGTGCCCCTGCTCCTCGGCATGCGCGCGGTCGCCCCCGCCCTGGCCCTGGGCAACGCCGTCGTCCTCAAACCGGACGAGCAGACCCCGGTCTCCGGCGGCTGGGTGACAGCCCGGCTGTTCGAGGAGGCCGGACTGCCCGAGGGTGTCCTCCACGTGCTGCCCGGCGACGCCGGGCCAGGTGCGGCGCTGACCTCCGACCCGGACGTGGCGATGATCGCGTTCACCGGTTCCACCGCGGTCGGCCGTGAGGTCGGCCGCACCACGGGCCGCCTGCTGAAGCGGGCTTCGCTGGAACTGGGCGGCAACAACGCGCTGATCGTGCTGGACGACGCGGACCTCGACGTCGCCGCCTCGGCCGGCGCCTGGGCCTCCTTCTTCCACTCCGGGCAGGTGTGCATGGCCGCCGGCCGGCACATCGTGCTGGAGTCGGTCGCCGAGGCGTATACGGAGCGGCTGGCCAAGCGGGCCGAGCAGCTGACCGTGGGCGACCCGTGGACGGCGGACGTCGACCTCGGACCGCTGATCAGCGACGGCCAACTGGCCCGGGTGAAACGGCTCGTGGCCGAGACCGTGGCCGCCGGAGCCCGCGTGCTGACCGGCGGCACCCACACCGGTCCGTTCTACCGGCCCACGGTGCTGGCCGGCGTGACGGCGGCGATGCCGGCGTTCCGCGAGGAGATCTTCGGCCCGGTGGCCCCGGTGATCGTGGTGGCCGACGACGACGAGGCCGTCGCGGTGGCCAACGACACGGAGTACGGGCTGTCCGCGGCCGTCCAGAGCGGATCCGCCGAACGCGGTCTGGCGCTCGCGGAACGCTTGAGGACGGGGCTGGTCCACGTCAACGACCAGACGGTCAACGACGAGGCGCATATACCGTTCGGCGGGCGCGGCGCCTCCGGCAACGGCAGCCGCCACGGCTCGGAGAACAGCTGGGACGAGTACACCCAGTGGCAGTGGCTGACCGTACGCGGCACGGCACTGCCGTATCCCTTCTGA
- a CDS encoding TetR/AcrR family transcriptional regulator: MGLREANRQRVMGEARREALALFVKQGFEATTVEQIASAAGISSATFYRHFRAKEDVLFNEGYDPFLERAFAGRPAGEPLAEVVRTVYQEFAARLLEADHQALLLRHRLMSSVPALRDRLMREERTNLDQLVNLLADRVGRSPDDFEVRLAAAAVNAAFAQAAQYWLDRDCAPQLPDLMELAMDRIKGVLAF; encoded by the coding sequence ATGGGGCTGCGTGAGGCCAACCGGCAGCGCGTGATGGGTGAGGCACGCCGTGAGGCGCTGGCTCTCTTCGTGAAGCAGGGCTTCGAGGCGACCACCGTCGAGCAGATCGCGAGCGCCGCGGGCATCTCGTCGGCCACCTTCTACCGTCACTTCCGCGCCAAGGAGGACGTGCTCTTCAACGAGGGCTACGACCCCTTCCTGGAGCGCGCGTTCGCCGGCCGTCCGGCCGGCGAACCGCTCGCGGAGGTCGTCCGCACCGTCTACCAGGAGTTCGCCGCCCGTCTGCTGGAGGCCGACCACCAAGCCCTGTTGCTCAGGCACCGTCTGATGAGCAGCGTCCCCGCCCTGCGGGACCGGCTGATGAGGGAGGAGCGCACCAACCTCGACCAGCTGGTCAACCTCCTGGCCGACCGGGTCGGCCGCAGCCCCGACGACTTCGAGGTGCGCCTCGCGGCGGCGGCCGTCAACGCGGCCTTCGCGCAGGCGGCCCAGTACTGGCTGGACCGGGACTGTGCCCCCCAGCTACCCGATCTCATGGAACTCGCCATGGACCGCATCAAGGGCGTCCTCGCCTTCTGA
- a CDS encoding ABC transporter permease — MTSTVPKATATALRTDTWRGTGVATQILVLSEKSLRRLVTDPKLLLFSVLQPLILLLLFGQIFNSISKTPDFPAGVSYIDFLVPAIMVNTAMQSALLSGTGLNEEIKNGMVARFRTLPIWLGSVLVARSVFDLARGAIRLALMVLLAVALFGFSPAGGVLGILGAFGLALAIGWGLGWVFLALAVWLRNGESMQAVGFLAMFPLMFASNAFVPVDGLPGWLGAVATVNPMTYGVEAARDLTLAHPVGWGALIAVALSAAIGAIAIPVAVRGFRRPA; from the coding sequence ATGACCAGCACCGTTCCCAAGGCGACCGCCACCGCATTACGCACCGACACCTGGCGCGGCACCGGCGTCGCCACCCAGATCCTCGTCCTCAGCGAGAAGTCGCTCAGGCGGCTCGTCACCGACCCCAAACTCCTGCTGTTCAGCGTGCTCCAGCCGCTGATCCTCCTGCTGCTGTTCGGGCAGATCTTCAACAGCATCTCCAAGACACCGGACTTCCCCGCGGGCGTCAGCTACATCGACTTCCTCGTCCCGGCGATCATGGTCAACACGGCCATGCAGTCGGCACTGCTGTCCGGCACCGGCCTCAACGAAGAGATCAAGAACGGCATGGTGGCCCGCTTCCGCACCCTGCCGATCTGGCTGGGCTCGGTCCTGGTCGCCCGCAGCGTCTTCGACCTGGCCCGCGGCGCCATCCGGCTCGCCCTCATGGTGCTCCTGGCCGTCGCACTGTTCGGCTTCTCACCGGCCGGCGGCGTCCTGGGCATCCTCGGCGCCTTCGGGCTCGCCCTGGCCATCGGCTGGGGGCTGGGCTGGGTGTTCCTCGCCCTCGCGGTCTGGCTGCGCAACGGCGAGTCCATGCAGGCGGTCGGCTTCCTGGCCATGTTCCCGCTGATGTTCGCCTCCAACGCCTTCGTCCCCGTCGACGGCCTGCCCGGCTGGCTCGGCGCGGTCGCCACGGTCAACCCGATGACGTACGGCGTCGAGGCCGCCCGCGACCTCACTCTCGCCCACCCCGTCGGCTGGGGCGCCCTCATCGCGGTCGCCCTCTCCGCGGCGATCGGCGCGATCGCCATCCCCGTCGCCGTCCGCGGCTTCCGCCGCCCGGCCTGA
- the dpgC gene encoding (3,5-dihydroxyphenyl)acetyl-CoA 1,2-dioxygenase DpgC: protein MTGDLNQDSAVLTEVTSAGEAVLAALPPKPARDAEQQGRADQVHTSGRALRAAFLRHHTEAVYDELTGGGPRPRIDELVESAAEAFPGLVPTRGQLAAEQELPQAEKEGREIDQGIFFHEVLRSPQAGRHLLDSMRKPTRRALDLLPEFRRTGRLRLGAVDIERGGDGGARLTVVNNHCLNAEDNRHVEDMETAVDLTLLDPGVKVGVLRGGVMDHPRYQGRRVFSAGINLAHLHEGRISYVDFLLRRELGYIAKLLRGHCPDQSSAWPAPLPDKPWVAAVDTFAIGGGAQLLLAFDHVIGAADSYFSLPAAQEGIVPGAGNLRLGRITNGRVSRQVILWGRKIWAHEPDGRLLFDEVVDPKEVGDAAERAVARLASPAVLANKRMLNLAEEPPEQFRLYMAEFALQQAVRLYADDVLGKVHRFAGKSRSVRGTVAA from the coding sequence CTGACCGGAGACCTCAACCAGGACAGCGCCGTCCTGACCGAGGTCACGTCCGCCGGCGAGGCCGTCCTCGCGGCCCTGCCGCCCAAACCGGCCCGCGACGCCGAGCAGCAGGGGCGGGCCGACCAGGTGCACACGAGCGGCCGGGCGCTGCGCGCCGCGTTCCTGCGTCACCACACCGAGGCCGTCTACGACGAGCTGACCGGCGGCGGTCCGCGCCCGCGCATCGACGAACTCGTCGAGTCCGCCGCCGAGGCCTTCCCCGGCCTGGTCCCCACCCGCGGGCAGCTCGCCGCGGAACAGGAGCTGCCGCAGGCCGAGAAGGAAGGGCGGGAGATCGACCAGGGCATCTTCTTCCATGAGGTGCTGCGCTCGCCGCAGGCCGGCCGCCACCTCCTGGACAGCATGCGCAAGCCCACCCGGCGCGCGCTGGACCTGCTGCCGGAGTTCCGCCGCACCGGCCGTCTGCGGCTGGGCGCGGTCGACATCGAGCGGGGCGGGGACGGCGGCGCCCGGCTCACCGTCGTCAACAACCACTGCCTCAACGCCGAGGACAACCGGCATGTCGAGGACATGGAGACCGCCGTCGACCTCACCCTGCTCGACCCCGGGGTGAAGGTCGGCGTGCTGCGCGGCGGGGTGATGGACCACCCCCGCTACCAGGGCCGCCGTGTCTTCAGCGCCGGCATCAACCTGGCCCATCTGCACGAGGGGCGGATCAGTTACGTCGACTTCCTGCTGCGCCGCGAGCTCGGCTACATCGCCAAGCTGCTGCGCGGCCACTGTCCCGACCAGAGCTCGGCCTGGCCGGCGCCGCTGCCGGACAAGCCGTGGGTGGCCGCGGTGGACACCTTCGCCATCGGCGGGGGCGCCCAGCTGCTGCTGGCCTTCGACCACGTCATCGGTGCCGCGGACAGCTACTTCAGCCTGCCCGCCGCCCAGGAGGGCATCGTGCCCGGCGCCGGCAATCTGCGGCTCGGGCGCATCACGAACGGGCGGGTGTCGCGCCAGGTGATCCTGTGGGGCCGCAAGATCTGGGCCCACGAGCCGGACGGGCGGCTGCTGTTCGACGAGGTCGTCGACCCCAAGGAGGTCGGCGACGCGGCCGAGCGTGCGGTGGCCCGGCTGGCGAGTCCGGCGGTGCTCGCCAACAAGCGGATGCTGAACCTGGCGGAGGAGCCGCCCGAGCAGTTCCGGCTGTACATGGCGGAGTTCGCCCTCCAGCAGGCCGTACGGCTGTACGCGGACGACGTGCTCGGCAAGGTGCACCGGTTCGCCGGGAAGTCCCGGTCCGTACGCGGGACGGTGGCCGCGTGA
- the dpgB gene encoding enoyl-CoA-hydratase DpgB: MTTDLIGLGDRADIILDIDASTPLTDSLIRSVAEVCDGAEDSAEAVVILRLADRSLPGTPETAWPGDTGVHAVNKWERVLRRLERLPAATIAVVQGAVGGPALELLLAMDYRIGTPDVVVRPPFLGRDPWPGMLLHRLSQQTGVAAARRITLFGSEISAERALHTGILDELAPADDLAAPVAAAAKLATGLAGSELAIRRRLVLDASTTAFEESLGAHLSACDRALRRARTRTSAAEGSAA, encoded by the coding sequence GTGACCACCGACCTCATCGGGCTCGGAGACCGGGCCGACATCATCCTCGACATCGACGCCTCCACGCCGCTCACGGATTCCCTGATCCGGTCGGTCGCCGAGGTGTGCGACGGGGCGGAGGACAGCGCCGAAGCCGTCGTGATCCTCCGGCTCGCCGACCGCTCGCTGCCCGGCACGCCCGAGACGGCCTGGCCCGGTGACACGGGCGTGCACGCCGTGAACAAGTGGGAGCGGGTGCTGCGCAGGCTGGAGCGGCTGCCCGCCGCCACCATCGCCGTCGTCCAGGGCGCCGTCGGCGGCCCCGCCCTGGAACTGCTGCTGGCCATGGACTACCGGATCGGCACCCCGGACGTCGTCGTCCGCCCGCCCTTCCTGGGCCGTGACCCGTGGCCGGGCATGCTGCTGCACCGGCTGTCCCAGCAGACCGGGGTGGCCGCGGCCCGCCGTATCACGCTGTTCGGCAGCGAGATATCCGCCGAACGCGCCCTGCACACCGGGATCCTGGACGAACTCGCGCCCGCCGACGACCTGGCGGCCCCGGTCGCGGCCGCCGCCAAGCTGGCCACCGGCCTGGCCGGCAGCGAGCTGGCCATCCGCCGCCGGCTCGTGCTGGACGCGTCGACCACCGCCTTCGAGGAGTCGCTGGGCGCCCATCTGTCCGCGTGCGACCGCGCCCTGCGCCGCGCCCGCACCCGTACCTCGGCAGCCGAAGGGAGCGCCGCGTGA
- a CDS encoding ATP-binding cassette domain-containing protein translates to MNDSVIEAVGLTKTYGTATVLEDVSLAVPRGTVLALLGHNGAGKTTLVDILTTTLPPTAGTARIAGYDVTRRPDEVRRRIGVTGQFASVDDGLSAVDNLVLLARLLGAGRRQAAARADELITLFDLTGAARKPVRTYSGGMRRRLDLAAGLIGNPEVIFLDEPTTGLDPAARLALWEVVEQQVRAGATVLLTTQYLEEADRLADSIILLASGRVVASGTPAELKARAGQHSVTVTFDNASLVPQATEALLRAGLAPAHDEGGTTVTTPLTAARDVATVVRALDEHGIDFTGLSMAEPTLDDVYLTYAHRPAAVATA, encoded by the coding sequence ATGAACGATTCCGTGATCGAGGCCGTGGGCCTCACCAAGACATACGGAACCGCCACCGTCCTGGAGGACGTGAGCCTGGCGGTGCCCCGCGGCACCGTCCTCGCACTGCTCGGACACAACGGCGCGGGCAAGACCACCCTGGTCGACATCCTGACCACCACGCTGCCCCCGACCGCGGGCACCGCCAGGATCGCCGGGTACGACGTGACACGGCGGCCCGACGAGGTACGCCGCAGGATCGGCGTCACCGGCCAGTTCGCCTCCGTCGACGACGGGCTGTCCGCCGTCGACAACCTGGTGCTCCTGGCGCGACTGCTCGGCGCGGGCCGCCGCCAGGCCGCCGCGCGCGCGGACGAACTCATCACCCTGTTCGACCTGACCGGCGCCGCCCGCAAACCCGTCCGCACCTACTCGGGCGGCATGCGCAGGCGCCTCGACCTCGCCGCCGGACTCATCGGCAACCCCGAGGTCATCTTCCTCGACGAGCCGACCACCGGCCTCGACCCGGCCGCCCGGCTCGCCCTGTGGGAGGTCGTCGAACAGCAGGTCCGCGCGGGCGCCACCGTCCTGCTGACCACCCAGTACCTGGAGGAGGCCGACCGGCTCGCCGACTCCATCATCCTGCTCGCCTCGGGCCGCGTCGTGGCCTCCGGCACCCCCGCCGAGCTCAAGGCACGGGCCGGACAGCACTCCGTCACCGTCACCTTCGACAACGCGAGCCTCGTGCCGCAGGCGACCGAGGCACTGCTGCGCGCCGGCCTCGCACCCGCCCACGACGAGGGCGGCACCACCGTCACCACCCCGCTGACGGCGGCCCGCGACGTCGCCACCGTCGTCCGTGCCCTGGACGAGCACGGCATCGACTTCACCGGGCTGTCCATGGCGGAACCCACTCTCGACGACGTGTACCTCACCTACGCCCACCGCCCCGCGGCGGTCGCAACAGCCTGA
- a CDS encoding quinone oxidoreductase family protein, with protein sequence MRAAVVHTVGQAPRYAEFEEPTAGQGEVLIDVKAAALTNLTRLVTRDPDYSEGRTPPFVAGVEGVGTLPDGRRVGFGARRAPFGSLAEKSVSPGILLFDVPDGVDDITAAGLINPSLSSWLPLASHIQLQQGESVLVLGATGVAGQLAVQIAKILGAGRVVAAGRNEEVLKQLLNRGADAIVPLGGSDEEVAAAYADAIGDGFNVVLDYVWGHPAEQFLEALPRELVVKSGVRYLQIGNSAGRLAAIDGNALRRSGVTIIGSGSLPDLDEVKAIWGRVMTETAAGNLKIDVVTAPLSEIETRWEADVPGKRTVITI encoded by the coding sequence ATGCGCGCAGCTGTAGTTCACACCGTCGGCCAGGCCCCCCGTTACGCCGAGTTCGAGGAGCCGACCGCCGGCCAGGGTGAGGTCCTGATCGATGTCAAGGCCGCCGCCCTGACCAACCTGACCCGCCTGGTCACCCGCGACCCCGACTACTCGGAGGGACGCACCCCGCCGTTCGTCGCCGGCGTCGAGGGCGTCGGCACACTGCCCGACGGCCGCCGGGTCGGATTCGGCGCCCGCCGCGCCCCGTTCGGCTCGCTGGCCGAGAAGAGCGTGTCCCCCGGCATCCTGCTCTTCGACGTCCCGGACGGCGTCGACGACATCACCGCGGCCGGGCTCATCAACCCCTCCCTGTCGTCCTGGCTGCCGCTGGCCTCCCACATCCAGCTCCAGCAGGGCGAGTCCGTGCTCGTCCTCGGCGCCACCGGTGTCGCCGGCCAGCTCGCCGTCCAGATCGCCAAGATCCTGGGCGCCGGCCGCGTCGTCGCCGCCGGCCGCAACGAGGAGGTCCTCAAGCAGCTCCTGAACCGCGGGGCGGACGCGATCGTCCCGCTCGGCGGAAGCGACGAGGAGGTCGCCGCCGCGTACGCGGACGCCATCGGCGACGGATTCAACGTCGTGCTCGACTACGTGTGGGGCCACCCGGCCGAACAGTTCCTCGAGGCCCTGCCCCGCGAACTCGTCGTCAAGTCCGGCGTCCGCTACCTGCAGATCGGCAACAGCGCCGGCCGGCTCGCCGCCATCGACGGCAACGCGCTGCGCCGCAGCGGTGTGACCATCATCGGCTCCGGCTCCCTGCCCGACCTCGACGAGGTCAAGGCGATCTGGGGCCGCGTCATGACGGAGACGGCCGCCGGCAACCTGAAGATCGACGTGGTGACCGCCCCGCTCTCGGAGATCGAGACCCGCTGGGAGGCGGACGTTCCCGGCAAGCGGACCGTCATCACCATCTGA
- a CDS encoding acyl-CoA carboxylase epsilon subunit yields the protein MVSDDDRILRVEKGHAGPEELAALTAVLLARAAAAGGMEADPDEDRPSAAPWRRLERRTYFGAPHSWQGAA from the coding sequence ATCGTGAGCGACGACGACCGAATCCTGCGTGTCGAGAAAGGCCATGCCGGACCCGAGGAGCTGGCCGCCCTGACCGCGGTCCTGCTGGCCCGGGCAGCGGCGGCCGGCGGGATGGAAGCGGACCCGGACGAGGACCGGCCCTCGGCGGCCCCCTGGCGACGCCTGGAACGCCGTACGTACTTCGGCGCCCCGCACAGCTGGCAGGGCGCGGCCTGA
- the dpgD gene encoding enoyl-CoA-hydratase DpgD — translation MSDEPRRVRYDKRGHVARITLDRPHVLNAMDLATHAELARIWDDFEADDDIWVGVLTGAGERAFSVGQDLKELVRRFDEDTAGAAVSTFGSRGKPGWPRLSERFSLSKPLIARVNGYALGGGFELALACDIVVAAEHAEFALTEARLGLMAGAGGVFRLTRQAPYRAAMGHLLTGRRMSAARAYELGLVNEAVPYDELDDCVDGWLEDMLRCAPLSLRAIKEAAATSATMPLEQAFATRYVWEERRMHSRDAEEGPRAFVEKRPPKWTGT, via the coding sequence GTGTCCGACGAGCCGCGCCGCGTGCGCTACGACAAACGCGGCCACGTCGCCCGTATCACCCTGGACCGGCCGCACGTGCTGAACGCGATGGACCTCGCCACGCACGCCGAACTCGCCAGGATCTGGGACGACTTCGAGGCCGACGACGACATCTGGGTGGGTGTCCTCACCGGAGCCGGTGAGCGCGCCTTCTCCGTCGGCCAGGATCTCAAGGAACTGGTCCGCCGGTTCGACGAGGACACCGCGGGCGCCGCGGTCTCCACCTTCGGCAGCCGCGGCAAGCCCGGCTGGCCCCGGCTGTCCGAGCGCTTCTCCCTGTCCAAACCGCTGATCGCCCGCGTCAACGGCTACGCGCTCGGCGGCGGCTTCGAACTCGCCCTCGCCTGCGACATCGTCGTCGCCGCCGAACACGCCGAGTTCGCCCTGACCGAGGCCCGGCTCGGCCTGATGGCCGGCGCCGGCGGTGTGTTCCGGCTGACCCGGCAGGCGCCGTACCGGGCGGCGATGGGCCACCTGCTGACCGGCCGCCGCATGTCGGCGGCCCGCGCGTACGAACTGGGGCTGGTCAACGAGGCCGTGCCGTACGACGAGTTGGACGACTGCGTCGACGGCTGGCTGGAGGACATGCTGCGCTGCGCGCCCCTGTCCTTGCGTGCCATCAAGGAAGCCGCGGCCACGTCGGCCACGATGCCCCTGGAACAGGCCTTCGCCACGCGGTACGTCTGGGAGGAGCGCCGGATGCACAGCCGGGACGCGGAGGAAGGCCCGCGGGCCTTCGTGGAGAAGCGCCCCCCGAAGTGGACGGGGACCTGA
- a CDS encoding thiamine pyrophosphate-binding protein codes for MKPVDAMLEILRDEGVDRVFGNPGTSELPFTDALADAPDIEYVLGVHEGSVVAMADGYARATGRPAFVSLHIAAGLANGLVGLLNASRSRTPLVVTAGQQDRRHLATDPMLSGDLVGLAKAAVKHTFDVQHAHDLPFMLRRAFALAQQPPAGPVFLSLPMDLLQETGPVEVPGRSVRAPLGAATRLQRAADLLAAADNPAIVAGDGIGREGAVPQLVAVAEALGALVHHQPMHDGVDFPGSHPLHAGMLPATHAGIREQLTGHDVVFVIGTHAFMAHHYTPGSPVPDNTRVVQLDSDPAELGRNFPVALGLHGGIGATLAALAPLLRGRVPRAAERIERAGRAHAARRSRTEAQARAGYGEAPLDPLTAAHAVAAGLPEDAVVVEEAITTGIRLRQVLSLDRPGSYVHTVGGGLGWGIGAAVGRRLGGPDRPVVAVLGDGCTMFGLQGLWSAARYEVPVTFVVMNNGEYRTLKETLDSWDSRSTRRGRYVGLDLSPDRLDFTRAAEFFGIEAVRATGADHLAETVAKSACSDAPLLIDVPVNGHG; via the coding sequence GTGAAGCCCGTGGACGCGATGCTCGAGATCCTGCGGGACGAGGGCGTCGACCGGGTCTTCGGCAATCCCGGCACCAGCGAACTGCCCTTCACCGACGCGCTCGCCGACGCGCCGGACATCGAGTACGTCCTCGGGGTGCACGAGGGCTCGGTGGTGGCCATGGCCGACGGGTACGCCCGGGCCACGGGCCGGCCCGCGTTCGTCAGCCTGCACATCGCCGCCGGGCTCGCCAACGGCCTCGTCGGCCTGCTGAACGCGTCCCGTTCGCGTACGCCGCTGGTGGTGACGGCGGGTCAGCAGGACCGCCGCCATCTGGCCACCGACCCGATGCTCTCCGGAGACCTGGTGGGCCTGGCGAAGGCCGCGGTCAAGCACACCTTCGACGTCCAGCACGCCCACGACCTGCCGTTCATGCTGCGGCGCGCCTTCGCGCTGGCCCAGCAGCCGCCCGCCGGACCGGTGTTCCTGTCGCTGCCGATGGATCTGTTGCAGGAGACCGGCCCGGTCGAGGTACCCGGCCGGTCGGTGCGGGCCCCGCTGGGCGCCGCCACCCGGCTCCAGCGGGCGGCCGACCTCCTGGCGGCCGCCGACAACCCCGCGATCGTGGCGGGCGACGGTATTGGCCGCGAGGGCGCCGTACCCCAACTGGTGGCGGTGGCCGAGGCGTTGGGTGCACTCGTGCACCACCAGCCGATGCACGACGGCGTCGACTTCCCCGGCTCGCACCCGTTGCACGCCGGGATGCTGCCGGCCACCCACGCCGGTATCCGGGAGCAGCTCACCGGCCACGACGTGGTGTTCGTCATCGGCACGCACGCCTTCATGGCCCACCACTACACGCCCGGCTCCCCCGTCCCGGACAACACCCGCGTCGTCCAGCTGGACTCCGACCCGGCCGAGCTGGGCCGCAACTTCCCGGTGGCGCTGGGACTGCACGGCGGTATCGGAGCGACGCTGGCCGCGCTGGCGCCGCTGCTGCGAGGCCGGGTGCCGCGGGCGGCGGAACGCATCGAACGCGCGGGCCGTGCGCACGCGGCACGCCGCTCGCGTACCGAGGCGCAGGCGCGGGCGGGCTACGGCGAGGCCCCGCTGGACCCGCTGACGGCCGCGCACGCGGTCGCGGCCGGGCTGCCGGAGGACGCCGTGGTCGTCGAGGAGGCGATCACCACCGGGATCCGGCTGCGCCAGGTGCTGTCCCTGGACCGCCCGGGTTCGTACGTCCACACGGTGGGCGGCGGCCTCGGGTGGGGCATCGGGGCGGCTGTCGGCAGAAGGCTCGGCGGCCCGGACCGGCCCGTGGTGGCCGTGCTCGGCGACGGCTGCACGATGTTCGGGCTGCAGGGCCTGTGGTCGGCAGCCCGGTACGAGGTGCCGGTCACCTTCGTGGTGATGAACAACGGCGAGTACCGCACGCTCAAGGAGACCCTCGACTCCTGGGACAGCCGCTCCACCCGCCGCGGCCGCTACGTCGGCCTCGACCTGTCCCCGGACCGCCTCGACTTCACCAGGGCGGCGGAGTTCTTCGGCATCGAGGCGGTACGCGCGACCGGCGCCGACCACCTCGCGGAGACCGTGGCCAAGTCCGCCTGCTCCGATGCCCCGTTGCTCATCGACGTACCGGTCAACGGCCACGGCTGA